From the Tribolium castaneum strain GA2 chromosome 2, icTriCast1.1, whole genome shotgun sequence genome, one window contains:
- the Drep2 gene encoding uncharacterized protein Drep2 isoform X2, with protein MAREESRGKRPFKLWDGRRSVRKGLVVGSLDELVQRGRDKLGVSIGEPVRLVLESDGTQVEDAEYFRTLPANTILLLLRPGERWLPAGVDVIRAAISAIPKIVCETIHALELHDETPSWKIMDNKGRVTVVLHWDQRSAPTRTSSETPSPAPGKFSPSKRPSLVIQTSVGGKKETLINDVYVPPGQPQPRYSSPQITVINHDDVKPVHRLSKQGSSLESATIHIHTPECAHHAHMPRAGSPQSNGAIECDFHCCALHEEGRKIAVHKSVATSPIQDAQQQTSPQPPSSRHVRFLDIEGGGRHGGGQSEHESSESETENTVMEDEAVTSEKFLLLIDQLSVDQKRHLSIKDIGIILERLSSKILDVERLDRESESDDCYNWTIKATIRGDVLRELGVIYNGNYYAISEHPGYKEENEGVIEEAEEEEEEEDRL; from the exons ATGGCAAGAGAG GAATCCCGCGGAAAGAGACCCTTCAAGCTATGGGACGGGCGTCGTAGTGTGCGCAAGGGGCTGGTGGTGGGGAGCCTCGACGAGCTAGTGCAGCGCGGAAGAGACAAGCTCGGCGTCTCCATCGGAGAGCCGGTGCGATTGGTGTTGGAGAGCGACGGTACCCAGGTCGAAGACGCCGAGTACTTTCGGACGCTACCTGCCAACACCATCCTTCTGCTGCTGAGGCCGGGCGAGCGATGGCTGCCCGCCGGCGTGGACGTCATCCGAGCAG CCATCTCAGCGATCCCGAAGATCGTGTGCGAAACGATCCACGCTTTGGAGCTGCACGATGAAACGCCCTCGTGGAAGATCATGGACAACAAGGGCCGCGTCACCGTCGTGCTTCACTGGGACCAGCGTTCGGCCCCGACGAGGACCTCCTCGGAGACGCCGTCGCCCGCCCCCGGCAAGTTCTCGCCGAGCAAGCGGCCCTCGCTCGTCATCCAGACTTCCGTGGGGGGCAAGAAGGAGACTCTCATCAATGATGTGTACGTGCCTCCAGGCCAGCCCCAACCTCGCTACTCCAGCCCTCAGATCACTGTGATAAACCACGACGACGTTAAACCCGTTCATCGGCTGTCCAAGCAGGGCAGCTCCTTGGAGAGCGCCACCATTCACATCCATACGCCCGAGTGCGCCCACCACGCTCACATGCCCCGCGCCGGTAGCCCCCAGAGCAACGGCGCGATCGAGTGCGACTTCCACTGCTGTGCCCTCCACGAGGAGGGCCGGAAGATAGCCGTGCACAAGAGCGTGGCCACGTCGCCGATTCAAGATGCTCAACAGCAGACCTCACCGCAACCGCCATCATCTAGACACGTGCGTTTTTTAGACATTGAAGGTGGCGGCCGACACGGCGGCGGGCAGTCCGAACACGAGAGCTCCGAAAGCGAAACGGAGAACACCGTGATGGAGGACGAGGCCGTCACCTCTGAAAAATTCCTGCTGTTGATCGACCAATTGAGCGTCGATCAGAAACGACATCTGAGCATCAAAGATATCGGGATCATACTCGAAAGGCTCAGCTCGAAAATTTTGGACGTTGAAAGGTTAGATCGCGAGAGCGAAAGCGACGATTGCTACAACTGGACCATCAAAGCGACGATTCGCGGCGATGTTCTGCGCGAATTGGGCGTCATCTACAACGGCAACTATTACGCCATTTCGGAACATCCAGGTTACAAGGAGGAGAACGAGGGGGTCATTGAGGAGgcagaagaagaagaagaggaaGAAGACAGGCTGTGA
- the Drep2 gene encoding uncharacterized protein Drep2 isoform X1, whose protein sequence is MAREESRGKRPFKLWDGRRSVRKGLVVGSLDELVQRGRDKLGVSIGEPVRLVLESDGTQVEDAEYFRTLPANTILLLLRPGERWLPAGVDVIRAVAISAIPKIVCETIHALELHDETPSWKIMDNKGRVTVVLHWDQRSAPTRTSSETPSPAPGKFSPSKRPSLVIQTSVGGKKETLINDVYVPPGQPQPRYSSPQITVINHDDVKPVHRLSKQGSSLESATIHIHTPECAHHAHMPRAGSPQSNGAIECDFHCCALHEEGRKIAVHKSVATSPIQDAQQQTSPQPPSSRHVRFLDIEGGGRHGGGQSEHESSESETENTVMEDEAVTSEKFLLLIDQLSVDQKRHLSIKDIGIILERLSSKILDVERLDRESESDDCYNWTIKATIRGDVLRELGVIYNGNYYAISEHPGYKEENEGVIEEAEEEEEEEDRL, encoded by the exons ATGGCAAGAGAG GAATCCCGCGGAAAGAGACCCTTCAAGCTATGGGACGGGCGTCGTAGTGTGCGCAAGGGGCTGGTGGTGGGGAGCCTCGACGAGCTAGTGCAGCGCGGAAGAGACAAGCTCGGCGTCTCCATCGGAGAGCCGGTGCGATTGGTGTTGGAGAGCGACGGTACCCAGGTCGAAGACGCCGAGTACTTTCGGACGCTACCTGCCAACACCATCCTTCTGCTGCTGAGGCCGGGCGAGCGATGGCTGCCCGCCGGCGTGGACGTCATCCGAGCAG TAGCCATCTCAGCGATCCCGAAGATCGTGTGCGAAACGATCCACGCTTTGGAGCTGCACGATGAAACGCCCTCGTGGAAGATCATGGACAACAAGGGCCGCGTCACCGTCGTGCTTCACTGGGACCAGCGTTCGGCCCCGACGAGGACCTCCTCGGAGACGCCGTCGCCCGCCCCCGGCAAGTTCTCGCCGAGCAAGCGGCCCTCGCTCGTCATCCAGACTTCCGTGGGGGGCAAGAAGGAGACTCTCATCAATGATGTGTACGTGCCTCCAGGCCAGCCCCAACCTCGCTACTCCAGCCCTCAGATCACTGTGATAAACCACGACGACGTTAAACCCGTTCATCGGCTGTCCAAGCAGGGCAGCTCCTTGGAGAGCGCCACCATTCACATCCATACGCCCGAGTGCGCCCACCACGCTCACATGCCCCGCGCCGGTAGCCCCCAGAGCAACGGCGCGATCGAGTGCGACTTCCACTGCTGTGCCCTCCACGAGGAGGGCCGGAAGATAGCCGTGCACAAGAGCGTGGCCACGTCGCCGATTCAAGATGCTCAACAGCAGACCTCACCGCAACCGCCATCATCTAGACACGTGCGTTTTTTAGACATTGAAGGTGGCGGCCGACACGGCGGCGGGCAGTCCGAACACGAGAGCTCCGAAAGCGAAACGGAGAACACCGTGATGGAGGACGAGGCCGTCACCTCTGAAAAATTCCTGCTGTTGATCGACCAATTGAGCGTCGATCAGAAACGACATCTGAGCATCAAAGATATCGGGATCATACTCGAAAGGCTCAGCTCGAAAATTTTGGACGTTGAAAGGTTAGATCGCGAGAGCGAAAGCGACGATTGCTACAACTGGACCATCAAAGCGACGATTCGCGGCGATGTTCTGCGCGAATTGGGCGTCATCTACAACGGCAACTATTACGCCATTTCGGAACATCCAGGTTACAAGGAGGAGAACGAGGGGGTCATTGAGGAGgcagaagaagaagaagaggaaGAAGACAGGCTGTGA
- the Hsepi gene encoding D-glucuronyl C5-epimerase B, which yields MSSLPKPIGSGASQKFFHVTKDPPLFFIMMRLNVKVALLFLTTIGFFTVLILWSVCGKEPNNLQDWRRTGKFSLDRLAELQSAEEIDCDINGEYVIGCRKEGDEVYLPFSFLHKYFEVYGKLATYDGLERFEWSHSYSRVYHPKGKYDPRGVFMYFENYNVEVRDRVKCVSAVEGVPISTQWESQGYYYPTQIAQFGLSHYSKNLTEPEPRRKIIEDGERELAKWGVPHPGTIERVYDKTAGSKVLKFKTGELYLDAIKLKMEHVLDFIMSLNIVLSGNSSFSIVLQNRETREIYNLHYITSDVLITVQDNNVYHGLGMNQEWKKLTRDLIVDLQKGLNYLDKDKSKRKIPKSKLKIITILLRGYGAIDNLTLSSSEHIQQFYDAAEWFVRHQDTETGGWPIPVKRKLASGFHDLQSGWYSAMGQGHAISVLSRAYHHSGGDVRYLQAALAGLKPFQVPSTKGGVLATFLNKYHWYEEYPTKPASFVLNGFIYSLLGLYDLMTIAPPGQADEAEFLFREGMISLKGMLLFYDMGSVTSYDLRHVTLGVAPNLARWDYHATHINQLLLLSTIENEPLFAQTAERWIGYMAGKRAAHN from the exons ATGAGCAGCCTACCGAAACCAATTGGCTCCGGGGCAAGCCAAAAATTTTTCCACGTTACCAAG GACCCCcccttgttttttattatgatgcGTCTGAACGTAAAAGTCGCTTTGTTGTTCCTGACAACGATCGGTTTTTTCACCGTTTTGATCTTATGGTCGGTTTGCGGCAAAGAGCCGAACAATTTGCAAGACTGGCGGAGGACTGGTAAATTCAGTCTGGACCGGTTGGCCGAACTGCAGAGTGCCGAAGAAATAGATTGTGATATAAACGGCGAATATGTTATAGGATGTAGGAAAGAAGGAGACGAAGTGTACCTCCCCTTCTCGTTTTTGCATAAGTATTTCGAAGTCTACGGAAAGCtggccacttacgacggtttGGAAAGGTTTGAGTGGTCGCACAGTTATAGCAGGGTTTACCACCCGAAAGGGAAGTATGACCCGCGAGGGGTCTTCATGTACtttgaaaattacaacgtCGAGGTGCGAGACCGCGTCAAGTGCGTAAGCGCAGTCGAGGGAGTCCCTATCTCGACCCAATGGGAAAGTCAGGGTTACTATTACCCAACTCAAATCGCCCAGTTCGGGCTATCTCACTACAGCAAAAATCTCACAGAGCCGGAACCAAGGCGGAAGATAATCGAAGACGGCGAGAGGGAACTGGCCAAATGGGGGGTTCCCCATCCCGGCACCATCGAACGGGTGTACGACAAAACCGCCGGCAGCAAGGTGTTAAAGTTCAAAACCGGCGAACTTTATTTAGACGCGATCAAGCTGAAAATGGAGCACGTACTTGATTTTATAATGAGTCTCAATATCGTCCTAAGTGGCAATAGTAGTTTTAGCATCGTTCTACAAAACCGGGAAACCCGCGAGATTTACAATCTTCACTATATCACCTCCGATGTACTCATCACGGTGCAG GACAATAACGTGTACCATGGTCTCGGAATGAACCAAGAATGGAAGAAACTCACCCGCGATCTCATCGTCGACTTACAAAAGGGTCTAAACTACCTCGACAAAGACAAATCCAAGCGCAAAATACCAAagtcaaaattgaaaataattacaattttgttacgCGGTTACGGCGCCATCGACAATCTCACACTATCGTCATCAGAACATATCCAACAATTCTACGACGCCGCCGAATGGTTTGTGAGGCACCAGGACACCGAAACCGGGGGATGGCCGATTCCAGTCAAAAGAAAACTAGCCTCGGGTTTCCACGACTTGCAATCAG GTTGGTACTCGGCGATGGGTCAGGGCCACGCGATTTCCGTCTTGTCCCGGGCGTACCACCACTCTGGTGGCGACGTTCGGTACTTGCAGGCGGCTCTCGCCGGCCTTAAGCCCTTCCAAGTGCCGAGCACCAAGGGAGGCGTCCTGGCGACGTTCCTCAACAAGTACCATTGGTACGAGGAGTACCCAACGAAACCAGCGTCATTTGTCTTGAACGGCTTTATTTACTCCCTTCTCGGATTATACGACTTGATGACCATTGCCCCGCCAGGGCAGGCGGACGAGGCCGAGTTTCTTTTCCGAGAAGGGATGATTTCCCTAAAGGGAATGCTGCTCTTTTACGATATGGGCAGTGTTACTTCGTACGATTTGAGACATGTGACGCTAGGTGTGGCCCCGAATTTGGCTCGGTGGGATTATCATGCCACACATATCAATCAGTTGTTATTGCTGAGTACTATTGAGAATGAGCCGTTGTTTGCTCAAACCGCCGAAAGATGGATCGGTTACATGGCGGGAAAACGAGCAGCTCATAATTGA
- the LOC103314277 gene encoding uncharacterized protein LOC103314277: protein MSADYRDSKVHDNALTKCNKCECLILSDSSDPENDKCVKRRPQPAAGDSDDGEKLVFKSKCPSAVKIYVKHQNDDDSSSLEKGTSTDDNCICDDKEGRMKHICFRFYKKKKDKGKLDEEKKSDEALKADEINQTSKPSVNDGKTQSSSVDIDDIIAKAVCNCTRCDNKKNGGGGGGGCNTNTIIIPRDKPSGDGVASLENFLKTEAKLNSRHMEEILNEIQKQRREILEVKDMLDIVIRGLRDHLFMTTFAKTKAEMFEDLHRKKSLERKTNSLSMTDQLEQTKKADSHESQKEPEKKKKRFPWCI from the exons ATGAGTGCCGACTATAGAGACAGCAAGGTCCACGACAATGCCCTGACTAAATGCAACAAGTGTGAGTGTCTCATCTTGTCGGATTCCTCGGATCCGGAAAACGACAAATGTGTCAAGCGGCGCCCACAGCCGGCCGCTGGCGACTCAGACGATGGGGAAAAGCTCGTGTTCAAGTCAAAATGCCCCAGTGCGgtcaaaatttacgtaaaacaCCAAAATGACGACGACTCTTCGTCCCTGGAAAAAGGGACCTCCACGGACGACAACTGCATTTGCGACGACAAAGAGGGTCGAATGAAACATATCTGTTTCCgattttacaagaaaaagaaagataaagGCAAACTTGACGAGGAGAAAAAATCAGACGAGGCACTCAAAGCAGATGAAATCAACCAAACCTCGAAACCTAGCGTAAACGATGGGAAAACGCAAAGTTCGAGTGTGGATATTGACGACATAATTGCCAAGGCTGTGTGCAATTGCACGCGATGCGATAACAAGAAAAACGGGGGTGGGGGCGGCGGAGGGTGCAATACTAACACTATTATCATTCCTCGGGATAAGCCAAGTGGTGACGGCGTCGCCAGCTTGGAAAACTTTCTCAAGACAGAAGCCAAGTTAAACAGTCGTCACATGGAGGAAATCCTCAACGAAATACAAAAGCAACGGCGAGAAATACTCGAAGTGAAAGATATGCTGGATATAGTGATTCGAGGGTTGCGCGACCACTTATTCATGACCACTTTTGCCAAAACCAAAGCCGAAATGTTCGAAGATTTGCACcgcaaaaaaag CTTGGAACGCAAAACCAACTCACTTTCGATGACCGACCAGCTGGAGCAAACGAAAAAAGCTGATAGTCATGAGAGCCAAAAGGAACCagagaagaagaaaaaacgtTTTCCTTGGtgtatttaa
- the PGAP3 gene encoding post-GPI attachment to proteins factor 3 isoform X2 — protein sequence MSVSILVITYAFLHVTEGSLGDHSPYYQRCLEKCGLLNCTEDGDFRDYEQPIYLNLLQWSCEDECRYECMWKTVEAFHERNWRTPQFYGKWPFVRFFGIQEPASVFFSLLNFYAHSKMIKKFRKEVPKDSPLYWLWHAFCLVSLNAWLWSTIFHTRDFPITELMDYACAFSVVLMSCYCMIMRLFRTAPRFVLVAITSFFVAFLANHVTYLGMGRFDYGYNMQLNIFIGTFTAICWFGWSTYNRIRQPYVWKCAIFVALAGVVMLLEIIDRPPIFWVFDCHSLWHFATAPLTCLFYSFVIDDCKYLREEQQTRKKKID from the exons ATGTCGGTATCAATTTTAGTCATAACGTATGCATTTTTACACGTAACGGAAGGGTCCTTGGGTGACCACTCCCCTTACTATCAAAGGTGTTTAGAAAAGTGTGGATTACTGAACTGCACCGAAG ATGGGGATTTTAGGGATTATGAGCAACCTATTTACTTGAATTTGTTGCAATGGTCGTGTGAGGATGAATGTAGGTACGAGTGCATGTGGAAGACGGTCGAAGCGTTCCATGAACGCAACTGGCGGACGCCTCAGTTTTACGGAAAA TGGCCTTTTGTTCGATTTTTCGGGATACAGGAACCAGCATCGGTTTTTTTCTCACTGTTGAATTTCTATGCCCACAGTAAGATGATTAAGAAATTCAGAAAGGAGGTGCCAAAGGATAGTCCCTTGTATTGGCTTTGGCACGCGTTTTGTTTA GTCAGTTTAAACGCCTGGTTGTGGTCAACCATTTTCCATACTCGGGACTTCCCCATCACTGAGCTTATGGATTATGCGTGCGCTTTTTCAGTGGTGCTTATGTCGTGCTATTGCATGATTATGAG ACTGTTTCGCACGGCTCCGAGGTTCGTCCTAGTTGCCATCACTTCATTTTTTGTGGCTTTTTTGGCCAATCATGTGACGTATTTAGGCATGGGCCGGTTCGATTACGGCTACAACATGCAACTCAACATTTTTATCG gAACTTTCACCGCCATTTGTTGGTTCGGGTGGAGTACCTACAATCGCATCCGCCAGCCGTACGTTTGGAAATGTGCAATATTCGTAGCCTTGGCTGGTGTGGTCATGCTACTCGAAATAATCGACAGACCTCcgattttttgggttttcGATTGTCACTCCTTGTGGCACTTCGCAACAGCGCCACTCACGTGTCTGTTCTATAGTTTTGTGATCGACGATTGTAAATATCTAAGAGAGGAGCAGCAAACTAGAAAGAAGAAGATCGACTAG
- the PGAP3 gene encoding post-GPI attachment to proteins factor 3 isoform X1, producing MSVSILVITYAFLHVTEGSLGDHSPYYQRCLEKCGLLNCTEDGDFRDYEQPIYLNLLQWSCEDECRYECMWKTVEAFHERNWRTPQFYGKWPFVRFFGIQEPASVFFSLLNFYAHSKMIKKFRKEVPKDSPLYWLWHAFCLVSLNAWLWSTIFHTRDFPITELMDYACAFSVVLMSCYCMIMRFLDSFVLLELVQFFRLFRTAPRFVLVAITSFFVAFLANHVTYLGMGRFDYGYNMQLNIFIGTFTAICWFGWSTYNRIRQPYVWKCAIFVALAGVVMLLEIIDRPPIFWVFDCHSLWHFATAPLTCLFYSFVIDDCKYLREEQQTRKKKID from the exons ATGTCGGTATCAATTTTAGTCATAACGTATGCATTTTTACACGTAACGGAAGGGTCCTTGGGTGACCACTCCCCTTACTATCAAAGGTGTTTAGAAAAGTGTGGATTACTGAACTGCACCGAAG ATGGGGATTTTAGGGATTATGAGCAACCTATTTACTTGAATTTGTTGCAATGGTCGTGTGAGGATGAATGTAGGTACGAGTGCATGTGGAAGACGGTCGAAGCGTTCCATGAACGCAACTGGCGGACGCCTCAGTTTTACGGAAAA TGGCCTTTTGTTCGATTTTTCGGGATACAGGAACCAGCATCGGTTTTTTTCTCACTGTTGAATTTCTATGCCCACAGTAAGATGATTAAGAAATTCAGAAAGGAGGTGCCAAAGGATAGTCCCTTGTATTGGCTTTGGCACGCGTTTTGTTTA GTCAGTTTAAACGCCTGGTTGTGGTCAACCATTTTCCATACTCGGGACTTCCCCATCACTGAGCTTATGGATTATGCGTGCGCTTTTTCAGTGGTGCTTATGTCGTGCTATTGCATGATTATGAGGTTCCTAGACAGTTTTGTGCTTCTTGAACTAGTTCAATTTTTTAGACTGTTTCGCACGGCTCCGAGGTTCGTCCTAGTTGCCATCACTTCATTTTTTGTGGCTTTTTTGGCCAATCATGTGACGTATTTAGGCATGGGCCGGTTCGATTACGGCTACAACATGCAACTCAACATTTTTATCG gAACTTTCACCGCCATTTGTTGGTTCGGGTGGAGTACCTACAATCGCATCCGCCAGCCGTACGTTTGGAAATGTGCAATATTCGTAGCCTTGGCTGGTGTGGTCATGCTACTCGAAATAATCGACAGACCTCcgattttttgggttttcGATTGTCACTCCTTGTGGCACTTCGCAACAGCGCCACTCACGTGTCTGTTCTATAGTTTTGTGATCGACGATTGTAAATATCTAAGAGAGGAGCAGCAAACTAGAAAGAAGAAGATCGACTAG